In one Alnus glutinosa chromosome 14, dhAlnGlut1.1, whole genome shotgun sequence genomic region, the following are encoded:
- the LOC133856701 gene encoding uncharacterized protein LOC133856701, with amino-acid sequence MGDDNPMALRDHYLPTTYTSPTCLRLPDVTAAHYEIKPSTIQSLPSFLGLSTENPYDFLGEFLAICSTIKLSGFTEDALRMRLFPFSLKERAKHWFHSLAPNSITSWAQLQQEFLKKYFPIGKTNDIRRAITSISQYEGEQLYETWERLKDLLRSCPHHAVPKWQLVQSFYEGLTEPNRQMVDASCGGTFMMKSEDEAWTLFENLSNNSTQHASTRRRAPAPRAPKTEGLFEIGHSADVATQVVDAITRKLDQMMVAGFAPNSTHMHTQHTPCSFCSNPMHHTNDCPTAGKFYDDSTEQVNAAFSHPGNDPYSNTYNPGWRNHPNFSWKAQASSDSVPGVHNQAQSNRQPYQSSSTYRPSQQQSQATPSS; translated from the coding sequence ATGGGTGACGATAACCCTATGGCTTTGAGAGATCATTATCTCCCTACCACATACACTTCTCCCACATGTCTCAGGTTGCCGGATGTTACAGCAGCCCACTATGAGATTAAGCCTAGTACTATACAGAGTTTACCATCTTTTCTAGGACTTAGTACTGAAAATCCTTACGATTTCCTCGGTGAATTCTTAGCAATTTGTTCTACCATTAAATTGAGCGGGTTCACCGAGGACGCTCTACGGATGCGTCTCTTTCCCTTCTCCCTCAAGGAAAGAGCCAAACATTGGTTTCATTCCTTAGCACcaaactccattacttcttgggctcaattGCAACAAGAATTTCTAAAGAAGTATTTTCCCATAGGAAAGACCAATGATATTAGGAGAGCTATCACTAGTATCTCCCAATATGAGGGAGAACAATTGTATGAGACCTGGGAAAGACTCAAGGACCTACTTAGATCATGCCCACACCACGCTGTCCCAAAGTGGCAGCTAGTGCAAAGCTTCTATGAAGGCTTGACTGAGCCTAATAGACAAATGGTAGATGCATCTTGTGGGGGAACATTTATGATGAAAAGTGAGGACGAAGCATGGACATTGTTTGAAAACTTGAGTAATAATTCCACTCAGCATGCATCCACTAGACGTAGAGCACCTGCACCTAGAGCACCAAAGACCGAAGGTCTTTTTGAAATAGGACATTCTGCAGATGTAGCTACCCAAGTAGTTGATGCTATCACTAGGAAATTAGATCAAATGATGGTTGCTGGTTTTGCTCCTAATTCTACTCACATGCACACACAGCACACACCATGCTCATTTTGTTCTAATCCTATGCATCATACAAATGATTGTCCTACTGCTGGAAAGTTTTATGATGATTCAACCGAGCAGGTCAATGCAGCTTTTTCACATCCGGGTAATGATCCATACTCCAATACTTATAACCCAGGGTGGAGAAATCATCCCAATTTCTCATGGAAGGCTCAAGCTTCAAGTGACTCAGTCCCAGGGGTGCATAATCAAGCTCAATCTAACAGGCAGCCCTACCAATCTTCTTCCACATACCGCCCTTCACAACAGCAATCTCAGGCCACACCATCTTCTTAG